A genomic region of Streptosporangium lutulentum contains the following coding sequences:
- a CDS encoding ArsA family ATPase, with protein MSKRDERPGGHRKAPVLDLDAIIDDPGTRIVVCCGSGGVGKTTTAAALGLRAAERGRSAVVLTVDPARRLAQSMGLTELDNTPKPVSGVKGKGRLHAMMLDMKRTFDEIIEAHADPERARQILTNPFYQSLSSSFSGTQEYMAMEKLGQLRRSGDWDLIIVDTPPSRSALDFLDAPERLGRFLDGRLIRVLMAPAKAGGRSAFKLLNAGFGFIAGAMTKLLGAQVLKDLQTFVSALDAVFGGFRARADQTYRLLQAPGTAFVVVASPERDAMREASYFVERLAAERMPLAGLVINRMHLSPAGVLSAARSAAAAEDLESRGEHELTAAVLRLHAGRMQLAARELREQEHFVSAHPTVPVARVPAMAQDVHDLKGLREVGELLGSQ; from the coding sequence ATGAGCAAGCGCGACGAGCGACCCGGCGGGCACCGGAAGGCCCCGGTCCTCGACCTCGACGCGATCATCGACGATCCGGGCACCCGGATCGTCGTCTGCTGCGGCTCCGGCGGCGTCGGCAAGACCACCACCGCGGCGGCGCTGGGACTGCGGGCGGCCGAGCGCGGCCGTTCCGCCGTGGTGCTCACGGTGGACCCCGCCCGGCGGCTGGCGCAGTCGATGGGGCTGACCGAGCTCGACAACACCCCCAAGCCTGTCTCGGGCGTGAAGGGCAAGGGCAGGCTGCACGCCATGATGCTCGACATGAAGCGGACCTTCGATGAGATCATCGAAGCGCACGCCGACCCAGAGCGAGCCCGCCAGATCCTGACGAACCCCTTCTACCAGTCTCTGTCGTCCAGCTTCTCCGGCACGCAGGAGTACATGGCGATGGAGAAGCTGGGGCAGCTCCGCCGCTCGGGCGACTGGGATCTGATCATCGTGGACACCCCGCCGTCCCGCTCCGCGCTGGACTTCCTGGACGCGCCCGAACGGCTGGGACGTTTCCTCGACGGACGGCTCATCCGGGTGCTGATGGCCCCCGCCAAGGCCGGAGGGCGCAGCGCGTTCAAGCTGCTCAACGCCGGTTTCGGGTTCATCGCCGGAGCCATGACCAAGCTGCTGGGCGCGCAGGTGCTCAAGGACCTGCAGACCTTCGTGTCCGCCCTGGACGCCGTCTTCGGCGGGTTCAGGGCGCGTGCCGACCAGACCTACAGGCTCCTGCAGGCCCCCGGCACCGCGTTCGTCGTCGTGGCCTCGCCCGAACGCGACGCGATGCGTGAGGCGTCCTACTTCGTGGAGAGGCTGGCCGCGGAGCGCATGCCCCTGGCCGGACTCGTGATCAACCGGATGCACCTCTCGCCGGCGGGCGTGCTGTCGGCGGCCCGGAGCGCCGCCGCGGCGGAGGACCTGGAGTCGCGTGGCGAGCACGAGCTGACCGCCGCCGTGCTGCGGCTGCACGCCGGCCGGATGCAGCTGGCCGCCCGCGAGCTACGCGAGCAGGAGCACTTCGTCTCCGCCCATCCCACGGTGCCCGTGGCCCGGGTTCCCGCCATGGCGCAGGACGTGCACGACCTGAAGGGTCTGCGCGAGGTGGGCGAGCTCCTGGGCTCCCAGTAG
- a CDS encoding Crp/Fnr family transcriptional regulator: MNTDDVLGKAPLFSALDRESAAALRTSISEVQLSKGQTLFAENETGDRLYVVLEGKIKLSRTAPDGRENLLSVLGPSEMFGELSLFDPRPRTASATALTDVRLAGLGHDDLRPWLTGRPEVALHLLRALAQRLRRTNDVLADLVFTDVPGRVAKALLDLAERFGQRIEDGVRVHHDLTQEELAQLVGASRETVNKALADFAQRGWLRIEAKAVVIMDLERLHNRSR; this comes from the coding sequence GTGAACACCGACGACGTGCTGGGCAAGGCTCCGCTCTTCTCGGCGCTCGACCGGGAGAGCGCCGCCGCGCTGCGCACGAGCATCTCCGAGGTGCAACTGTCCAAGGGACAGACCCTGTTCGCCGAGAACGAGACCGGGGATCGCCTCTACGTGGTGCTCGAAGGCAAGATCAAGCTGTCCAGGACCGCGCCCGACGGCCGGGAGAACCTGCTCAGCGTGCTCGGCCCGAGCGAGATGTTCGGTGAGCTGTCGCTGTTCGACCCCCGCCCCCGCACGGCGTCCGCCACCGCGCTGACCGACGTCCGCCTGGCCGGGCTCGGCCACGACGACCTTCGCCCCTGGCTGACCGGTCGCCCCGAGGTCGCCCTGCACCTGCTGCGCGCCCTGGCCCAGCGGCTCCGCCGTACCAACGACGTGCTGGCCGACCTGGTCTTCACCGACGTCCCCGGCCGGGTCGCCAAGGCCCTGCTCGACCTGGCCGAGCGCTTCGGCCAGCGGATCGAGGACGGCGTCCGGGTCCACCACGACCTCACCCAGGAGGAGCTGGCCCAGCTGGTCGGAGCCTCGCGCGAGACCGTGAACAAGGCCCTGGCCGACTTCGCCCAGCGCGGCTGGCTGCGCATCGAGGCCAAGGCCGTGGTCATCATGGACCTGGAGCGGCTGCACAACCGCTCGCGCTAG
- a CDS encoding ArsA-related P-loop ATPase — protein sequence MRARDTDWDGVRLHVVTGKGGTGKTTVAAALALALAAGGRKVLLVEVEGRQGIAQVFDLPPLPYEERKIAVAPGGGDVYALAIDAEEAMLDYLEMFYGMRRAGKALSKMGIVDFATTIAPGFRDVLVTGKTSEAVRRKGKDGRRVYDAVVLDAPPTGRIARFLNVTNEVSGLARMGPIKNHADLVNGVVSSPETAVHFVTLLEEMPVQETLDGLQELHTIGLPAGGVFINMVRESLLPDSVLKAAAKGRFDPGELVLGLKAAGLTDGGSTGVSVAEALAEEIADHAHRAELEHRERLALNKAGRPRYELPLLADGVDLSGLYELAESIRVQGAA from the coding sequence GTGAGAGCTCGCGACACCGATTGGGACGGCGTACGCCTCCACGTCGTCACCGGTAAGGGCGGCACCGGTAAAACCACGGTGGCCGCCGCACTCGCCCTTGCCCTCGCCGCGGGCGGACGCAAGGTCCTGCTGGTGGAGGTCGAGGGCCGGCAGGGAATCGCACAGGTCTTCGACCTGCCGCCGCTGCCGTACGAGGAGAGGAAGATCGCCGTCGCGCCCGGTGGCGGGGACGTCTACGCGCTGGCCATCGACGCGGAAGAGGCCATGCTCGACTACCTCGAGATGTTCTACGGCATGCGCAGGGCGGGCAAGGCGCTGAGCAAGATGGGCATCGTCGACTTCGCCACGACCATCGCCCCGGGCTTTCGCGACGTCCTGGTCACCGGCAAGACGAGCGAGGCCGTCCGGCGCAAGGGCAAGGACGGCAGGCGGGTCTACGACGCGGTCGTGCTCGACGCGCCGCCGACCGGCCGGATCGCCCGCTTCCTCAACGTCACCAACGAGGTCTCCGGGCTGGCCAGGATGGGTCCGATCAAGAACCACGCCGACCTGGTGAACGGGGTCGTGTCCTCCCCCGAGACCGCGGTGCACTTCGTCACGCTCCTGGAGGAGATGCCCGTCCAGGAGACCCTGGACGGGCTGCAGGAGCTCCACACGATCGGCCTCCCGGCCGGCGGGGTCTTCATCAACATGGTCAGGGAGTCGTTGCTGCCCGACTCCGTCCTGAAAGCCGCAGCGAAGGGCCGGTTCGACCCGGGCGAGCTGGTGCTCGGCCTCAAGGCGGCCGGACTCACCGACGGCGGTTCCACCGGGGTCTCCGTGGCCGAGGCGCTCGCGGAGGAGATCGCCGATCACGCCCACCGGGCCGAGCTCGAACACCGCGAGCGGCTGGCGCTGAACAAGGCGGGCCGCCCCCGCTACGAGCTGCCGCTGCTGGCCGACGGGGTCGACCTTTCCGGGCTGTACGAGCTGGCGGAGTCGATCCGCGTCCAGGGAGCGGCATGA
- a CDS encoding DUF4177 domain-containing protein, giving the protein MTKWEYSTVPLLVHATKQILDNWGQDGWELVQVVPGPNNPEQLVAYMKRPKQ; this is encoded by the coding sequence ATGACGAAATGGGAGTACTCGACGGTTCCTCTGCTGGTGCACGCCACCAAGCAGATTCTTGACAACTGGGGCCAGGACGGCTGGGAGCTCGTCCAGGTCGTGCCCGGGCCGAACAACCCCGAGCAGCTGGTCGCCTACATGAAGCGGCCCAAGCAGTGA
- the nth gene encoding endonuclease III, translated as MLRNVSSAGESRLALVRRARRMDRILAETYPDAHCELDFRDPLELLVATILSAQCTDKRVNTVTPTLFAKYRTAEDYAGADRVEVEEIIRPTGFFRAKTNSIVGMAQVLCDRFGGEVPGRLKDLVTLPGVGRKTANVVLGNAFGVPGITVDTHFQRLVNRFRWTEETDPVKIEQAVAELIPKRDWTMMSHRLIWHGRRMCHARKPACGVCPLAALCPSYGIGPTNPVEAAKLVRPGPFS; from the coding sequence GTGCTCCGCAACGTCAGCTCCGCAGGTGAATCCCGGCTTGCCCTGGTCCGTCGAGCTCGGCGGATGGACCGAATTCTGGCGGAAACCTACCCTGACGCCCACTGTGAGCTTGACTTCCGTGATCCCCTGGAACTGCTGGTAGCGACGATCTTATCTGCGCAGTGTACGGACAAAAGGGTCAATACGGTTACTCCTACGCTTTTTGCGAAATATCGGACAGCAGAAGACTATGCGGGCGCCGACCGGGTCGAGGTGGAGGAGATCATCCGGCCCACCGGGTTCTTCCGGGCCAAGACCAACAGCATCGTCGGCATGGCCCAGGTCCTGTGCGACCGCTTCGGCGGCGAGGTTCCCGGCAGGCTCAAGGATCTCGTGACCCTTCCCGGAGTCGGCCGAAAGACCGCCAATGTGGTGCTCGGCAACGCCTTCGGGGTGCCCGGGATCACCGTGGACACGCACTTCCAGCGGCTCGTGAACCGGTTCCGCTGGACCGAGGAGACCGACCCGGTCAAGATCGAGCAGGCCGTCGCGGAGCTCATCCCGAAGCGCGACTGGACGATGATGTCCCACCGCCTGATCTGGCACGGCCGCCGCATGTGCCACGCCCGCAAGCCCGCCTGCGGCGTGTGCCCGCTCGCCGCGCTCTGTCCCTCGTACGGCATCGGTCCCACGAACCCCGTCGAGGCCGCCAAGCTGGTGCGTCCGGGGCCGTTCTCCTGA
- a CDS encoding NUDIX hydrolase: MGGIPLPGELGERARDILAGRVEPVPARDAATVVILREGRESAEVYMLRRKASMAFAAGAYVFPGGSVDPRDTDQAVAWAGPSPAAWGEVFRADDRTARGLVCAAVRETFEESGVLLAGLSEDSVVADTTGDEWESDRLALIDRSLSFADFLDRRGLVLRSDLLRPWAHWITPRVEHRRFDTRFFVAALPPGQRTRDVGGEADQVAWVRPADAIDRARSGQIFLMPPTYRTLGELRAYEKVPDVLAVEREIVTLMPEIAEVDGEMHIVLDDDYRFGAA, encoded by the coding sequence ATGGGTGGTATCCCGCTTCCTGGTGAGCTGGGCGAGCGCGCACGCGACATTCTGGCCGGGCGGGTGGAGCCCGTCCCGGCCCGGGATGCCGCCACCGTGGTCATCCTCCGGGAGGGCCGCGAGAGCGCGGAGGTCTACATGCTGCGGCGCAAGGCCAGTATGGCCTTCGCCGCGGGAGCCTACGTCTTCCCCGGAGGCTCGGTGGATCCACGTGACACCGACCAGGCGGTCGCCTGGGCCGGGCCCTCGCCCGCCGCGTGGGGCGAGGTCTTCCGCGCGGACGACAGGACGGCGCGGGGGCTGGTGTGCGCCGCCGTACGGGAGACGTTCGAGGAGTCGGGCGTGCTGCTCGCCGGCTTGTCCGAGGACTCCGTCGTGGCCGACACCACCGGCGACGAGTGGGAGTCCGACCGGCTCGCCCTGATCGACAGGAGCCTGTCCTTCGCCGACTTCCTGGACAGGCGCGGTCTCGTCCTCCGTTCCGACCTGCTGCGTCCCTGGGCTCACTGGATCACCCCCAGGGTCGAGCACAGGCGCTTCGACACCCGGTTCTTCGTGGCGGCCCTCCCTCCGGGCCAGCGCACCCGTGACGTCGGCGGTGAGGCCGACCAGGTCGCCTGGGTACGGCCCGCCGACGCGATCGACCGGGCCAGGAGCGGTCAGATCTTCCTGATGCCCCCGACCTACCGCACGCTCGGCGAGCTGCGCGCCTACGAGAAGGTCCCCGACGTGCTGGCGGTCGAACGGGAGATCGTCACCCTCATGCCGGAGATCGCGGAGGTGGACGGGGAGATGCACATCGTGCTCGACGACGACTACAGGTTCGGTGCCGCGTGA
- a CDS encoding MBL fold metallo-hydrolase translates to MSGLRIPLEGPDGSGTTHALNLLAPNPSPMTLDGTNTWVIGDGEDVLVVDPGPDDDDHLARVAGQLEGRRVATILLTHGHHDHSGGAGKLAGLLRAPVRALDPAHRLGEEGLGDGDVLTVGGLELHVVGTPGHSFDSLCFWLPEDRAILTGDTVLGRGTTVIAPDGDLADYLRSLDRLRARTEHVGAEALLPGHGPVLPDPIGALDGYIAHRRRRLDQIRKAREGGAATPREIVEIVYADVDRSLWFAAEMSVRAQLDYLDG, encoded by the coding sequence GTGAGCGGGCTGCGGATCCCCCTGGAAGGGCCCGACGGGTCGGGCACGACCCACGCCCTCAACCTTCTGGCCCCGAATCCGTCCCCGATGACCCTGGACGGGACCAACACGTGGGTGATCGGCGACGGGGAGGACGTCCTGGTCGTCGATCCCGGGCCGGACGACGACGACCACCTCGCGAGGGTCGCCGGTCAGCTGGAGGGGCGCAGGGTCGCGACGATCCTGCTCACCCACGGTCACCACGACCACAGCGGGGGCGCGGGAAAGCTCGCCGGGCTGCTCCGCGCACCCGTCAGGGCACTGGACCCCGCGCACCGGCTGGGGGAGGAGGGGCTCGGTGACGGTGACGTGCTCACGGTCGGCGGCCTGGAGCTCCACGTGGTCGGCACGCCGGGCCACTCGTTCGACTCGCTCTGCTTCTGGCTGCCCGAGGACCGGGCGATCCTGACCGGGGACACCGTGCTCGGCCGGGGCACCACCGTGATCGCTCCGGACGGCGACCTGGCCGACTACCTGCGGTCTCTCGACCGGCTTCGCGCGAGGACCGAGCACGTCGGCGCCGAGGCGCTGCTGCCGGGCCACGGCCCGGTGCTGCCCGACCCGATCGGCGCGCTGGACGGCTACATCGCACACCGGCGGCGGCGGCTGGACCAGATCCGGAAGGCGCGCGAGGGGGGTGCGGCGACGCCGAGGGAGATCGTGGAGATCGTCTACGCGGACGTGGACAGGTCGCTCTGGTTCGCCGCCGAGATGTCGGTCCGCGCCCAGCTGGACTATCTCGACGGCTAG
- a CDS encoding RidA family protein, with amino-acid sequence MTPQERLAALGLVLPEVASPLAAYVPAVRTGDYVYTSGQLPMVEGKLMTTGKVGAEVDVEDAHGLAKICALNALAAIASVSGGLPNVVRIIKVVGFVASAPDFTGQPRVVNGASELLGELFGESGAHARSAVGVAVLPLDAPVEIEMIAEVR; translated from the coding sequence GTGACCCCGCAGGAGAGGCTGGCGGCGCTGGGCCTGGTCCTGCCGGAGGTGGCGTCGCCGCTGGCGGCCTACGTCCCGGCCGTCCGCACGGGTGACTACGTCTACACCTCGGGCCAGCTCCCGATGGTGGAGGGCAAGCTGATGACGACCGGCAAGGTCGGCGCCGAGGTGGACGTCGAGGACGCCCACGGCCTGGCCAAGATCTGCGCCCTCAACGCCCTCGCGGCCATCGCCTCGGTGTCCGGCGGCCTGCCGAACGTCGTCAGGATCATCAAGGTCGTCGGTTTCGTGGCCAGCGCTCCTGACTTCACCGGCCAGCCTCGGGTGGTCAACGGGGCCAGCGAGCTGCTCGGCGAGCTGTTCGGCGAGTCGGGCGCGCATGCCCGCAGCGCGGTGGGCGTCGCGGTTCTCCCGCTGGACGCGCCCGTCGAGATCGAAATGATCGCTGAGGTTCGCTGA